The proteins below are encoded in one region of Pseudoduganella armeniaca:
- the phaC gene encoding class I poly(R)-hydroxyalkanoic acid synthase, producing the protein MNMPDPQAIATAWMSQLSDPNQWQSWFRMMPDMDALPGAALLRDAGASIRPDVLETLKNEYIAEFGALWQQFLTGRAPQIKDRRFASEAWTANPVTAFNAAAYLLNAKFLIAMADAVEASAHQKQKIRFAVQQVVDAMSPANFLATNPEAQQKLIETKGESLTKGLANMLADMRRGHISQSDEKAFEVGRNLATTEGQVVYENALFQLLQYRPLTATVHERPLLMVPPCINKYYILDLQPDNSLVRYAVEQGNTVFLVSWRNPDQSLANIGWDDYVEQGAIEAIRVTREISGADKLNTLGFCVGGTLLATALAVLAARGEQPAASVTLLTTFLDFADTGVLSVFVDEAQVQLREQALGRGGLMAGRDLASTFSSLRPNDLVWNYVQSNYLKGNEPPPFDLLYWNADSTNLPGPMFCWYLRNTYLENSLKEPGKLQVAGVPVDLGAIDAPAFVYASREDHIVPWQSAYGSTLLLNPGRRERNRFVLGASGHIAGVINSPAKKKRSYWTNADATAPADGWLAGATEQPGSWWPEWAAFLAEHGGKDVTAPAQLGNATYQPIEPAPGRYVKQKAD; encoded by the coding sequence ATGAATATGCCCGACCCGCAAGCGATCGCTACCGCATGGATGTCCCAGCTCAGCGATCCGAACCAGTGGCAGTCCTGGTTCCGCATGATGCCCGACATGGACGCGTTGCCCGGCGCCGCGCTGCTGCGCGACGCCGGTGCCAGCATCCGTCCCGACGTCCTGGAAACCTTAAAGAATGAATACATCGCCGAATTCGGCGCGCTGTGGCAGCAATTCCTGACCGGCCGCGCGCCACAGATCAAGGACCGGCGCTTCGCCTCGGAGGCGTGGACGGCCAATCCGGTGACCGCGTTCAACGCGGCCGCCTATCTGCTCAACGCCAAGTTCCTGATCGCGATGGCCGATGCCGTGGAGGCCTCGGCGCACCAGAAGCAGAAGATCCGTTTTGCCGTGCAGCAGGTGGTGGATGCGATGTCGCCCGCCAACTTCCTGGCAACCAATCCGGAAGCGCAGCAGAAGCTGATCGAAACGAAGGGCGAGAGCCTGACCAAGGGCCTGGCCAATATGCTGGCGGACATGCGCCGCGGCCATATCTCGCAATCGGACGAAAAGGCCTTCGAGGTGGGCCGTAACCTGGCCACGACGGAAGGCCAGGTGGTCTACGAAAACGCGCTGTTCCAGCTGTTGCAGTACCGGCCGCTGACGGCCACCGTGCACGAGCGCCCGCTGCTGATGGTGCCGCCGTGTATCAACAAATACTACATCCTGGACCTGCAGCCGGATAATTCGCTGGTGCGCTATGCCGTGGAACAGGGCAATACGGTTTTCCTGGTCTCCTGGCGCAATCCGGACCAGTCGCTGGCCAACATTGGCTGGGACGACTACGTGGAGCAGGGCGCCATCGAGGCCATCCGCGTGACGCGGGAAATCTCCGGTGCCGACAAGCTGAACACGCTGGGCTTCTGCGTCGGCGGCACCTTGCTGGCCACGGCCCTGGCCGTGCTGGCGGCGCGGGGCGAGCAGCCGGCCGCCAGCGTCACCTTGCTGACGACGTTCCTGGACTTCGCCGACACCGGCGTGCTGTCCGTGTTCGTGGACGAGGCCCAGGTGCAGCTGCGCGAACAGGCGCTGGGACGCGGCGGCCTGATGGCCGGGCGCGACCTGGCCAGTACGTTCTCCAGCCTGCGTCCGAACGACCTGGTGTGGAATTACGTGCAGTCGAACTACCTGAAGGGCAACGAACCGCCGCCGTTCGACCTGCTGTACTGGAACGCGGATTCGACCAACCTGCCGGGACCGATGTTCTGCTGGTACCTGCGCAACACCTACCTGGAAAACAGCCTGAAGGAGCCGGGCAAGCTGCAGGTCGCGGGCGTGCCGGTGGACCTGGGCGCCATCGACGCCCCGGCATTCGTCTACGCCTCGCGCGAGGACCATATCGTGCCGTGGCAGTCGGCCTACGGCTCGACCTTGCTGCTGAACCCGGGCCGGCGCGAACGCAACCGCTTCGTGCTTGGGGCATCCGGGCACATTGCCGGCGTCATCAACTCGCCGGCCAAGAAAAAGCGCAGCTACTGGACCAACGCCGATGCCACTGCGCCGGCCGACGGCTGGCTGGCCGGTGCCACCGAGCAGCCGGGCAGCTGGTGGCCAGAGTGGGCCGCGTTCCTGGCCGAGCACGGCGGCAAGGACGTCACGGCACCCGCCCAGCTGGGCAACGCGACCTACCAGCCCATCGAGCCGGCCCCAGGCCGCTACGTCAAGCAAAAAGCGGACTGA
- the phaR gene encoding polyhydroxyalkanoate synthesis repressor PhaR, with protein sequence MSSAKKSAERLIKKYPNRRLYDTQTSSYITLTDVKQLVLDADPFTVVDAKSNEDLTRSILLQIILEEEASGAPMFSTDVLAQIIRYYGHAMQGMMGSYLEKNIQAFTDIQRRLTASAANFDGKTFSPEMWTQFMNVQAPIMQGMMNNYIDQSKNLFVQMQEQMQNQSLSLFGAFPFAVPPTTTPPEKK encoded by the coding sequence ATGAGTAGTGCAAAAAAAAGTGCTGAACGCTTGATCAAGAAGTATCCGAACCGCCGTCTTTACGATACACAGACCAGTTCCTATATCACCCTGACCGACGTCAAGCAGCTGGTGCTCGATGCCGATCCGTTTACCGTGGTCGATGCCAAGTCGAACGAGGACCTGACGCGCAGCATCCTGCTGCAGATCATCCTGGAAGAGGAAGCCAGCGGCGCGCCGATGTTCTCGACCGACGTGCTGGCGCAGATCATCCGCTACTACGGCCATGCGATGCAGGGCATGATGGGCTCCTACCTGGAAAAGAACATCCAGGCCTTTACCGACATCCAGCGCCGCCTGACGGCCAGCGCGGCCAATTTCGACGGCAAGACCTTCAGCCCCGAGATGTGGACGCAGTTCATGAACGTGCAGGCGCCGATCATGCAGGGCATGATGAACAACTACATCGACCAGAGCAAGAACCTGTTCGTGCAGATGCAGGAGCAGATGCAGAACCAGAGCCTGAGCCTGTTCGGTGCCTTCCCGTTCGCAGTACCGCCGACCACGACGCCGCCCGAGAAGAAGTAA
- a CDS encoding ABC transporter substrate-binding protein — translation MNKAKQQARAAALFAAALALAGARAHAATPAPAEPLKATVSHWWTSGGESAAIRQFADAFNRAGGQWIDQAVAGAEQSRASTINRIVGGNAPVAAQFNTSRQFRDIVDQGLLNNLDDVAAKNNWDRVLPQVILDVIRIDGHYYAAPVDIHMPAWFFYSKKAFAQARIKDEPRNWDEFIATLDKLKAAGLIPLAFGGQVWQEKIVFDAVFALVGGPELFLKVYRDRDVNAVRSPAFRNVLVSFRKLKAYTDPGAPGRNWNDATALVVSNRAGLQIMGDWAKGEFLAAGQVAGRDFGCFPGFGPKAPYIVAGDAFVFPKTAKPNIVKAQKLLATVMTSPGPQAAFSARKGSIPIRPDVDMSQLDMCARQGLAIMQDTSRQLPNAEMLVDPDLNGALQDVLTNFWNRNQTPEQAQQAFAQAMKDNAW, via the coding sequence ATGAACAAGGCAAAACAGCAGGCCAGGGCTGCCGCGCTTTTCGCGGCAGCCCTGGCACTGGCCGGCGCCCGCGCGCATGCGGCCACGCCGGCGCCGGCCGAACCGCTCAAGGCCACCGTGTCGCACTGGTGGACGTCCGGCGGCGAGTCGGCCGCGATCCGCCAGTTCGCCGACGCGTTCAACCGCGCCGGCGGCCAGTGGATCGACCAGGCGGTCGCAGGCGCCGAGCAGTCGCGCGCCTCCACCATCAACCGCATCGTCGGCGGCAACGCGCCCGTCGCGGCGCAGTTCAACACGTCGCGCCAGTTCCGCGACATCGTCGACCAGGGCCTGCTCAATAACCTGGACGACGTCGCGGCCAAGAACAACTGGGACCGCGTGCTGCCGCAGGTGATCCTGGACGTGATCCGCATCGACGGCCATTACTATGCCGCGCCGGTGGACATCCACATGCCGGCCTGGTTCTTCTATTCGAAGAAAGCGTTCGCGCAGGCCAGGATCAAGGACGAGCCACGCAACTGGGACGAATTCATCGCCACCCTGGACAAGCTCAAGGCCGCCGGCCTGATTCCGCTGGCCTTTGGCGGCCAGGTGTGGCAAGAGAAGATCGTGTTCGACGCCGTGTTCGCGCTGGTGGGCGGGCCGGAGCTGTTCCTGAAGGTCTACCGCGACCGTGACGTCAACGCCGTGCGCTCGCCGGCGTTTCGCAATGTGCTGGTGTCGTTCCGCAAGCTCAAGGCCTACACCGACCCGGGCGCGCCGGGACGCAACTGGAACGACGCCACGGCCCTCGTCGTCTCGAACCGCGCCGGCCTGCAGATCATGGGCGATTGGGCCAAGGGCGAATTCCTGGCCGCTGGCCAGGTGGCGGGACGCGACTTCGGCTGCTTCCCCGGCTTTGGGCCGAAGGCGCCCTACATCGTCGCGGGCGACGCCTTCGTGTTCCCGAAGACGGCCAAGCCGAACATCGTCAAGGCGCAGAAGCTGCTGGCCACGGTGATGACGTCGCCCGGCCCGCAGGCCGCGTTCAGCGCGCGCAAGGGTTCGATCCCGATCCGGCCGGACGTCGACATGTCCCAGCTGGACATGTGCGCACGCCAGGGGCTCGCGATCATGCAGGACACCTCGCGCCAGCTGCCCAATGCCGAGATGCTGGTCGATCCGGACCTGAACGGCGCGCTGCAGGACGTGCTGACCAACTTCTGGAACCGCAACCAGACGCCGGAACAGGCGCAGCAGGCCTTCGCGCAGGCGATGAAGGACAACGCATGGTGA
- a CDS encoding carbohydrate ABC transporter permease, producing MVTGRRAACWSAYAALLPMALSVVGVYIGTLLWTARVSVSSARIFPTGDFVGLGQYERLFRNARWLLSLENLAIYGALFILACLVVGFLLAVFIDQKVMGEGALRTVFLYPYAMSFVATGLVWQWILNPELGIQRVVRRLGFEDFTFDWIVDQDKALYTIVLATVWQASGLVMALLLSGLRGIDEELWKAARIDGIPVWRVYLSIVLPMLWPSLSTAFMLLAVMVVKLFDAVVAMTQGGPGTATEVPAKFIMDYLFGRANIGLASAASLVLLATVLAVVAPLYYARTKAMQRGLT from the coding sequence ATGGTGACCGGGCGCCGGGCGGCCTGCTGGTCCGCGTACGCCGCATTGCTGCCGATGGCCTTGAGCGTCGTCGGCGTCTACATCGGCACCCTGCTGTGGACCGCGCGCGTCTCCGTCAGCAGCGCGCGCATCTTCCCCACCGGCGACTTCGTCGGCCTCGGCCAATACGAGCGGCTGTTCCGCAACGCGCGCTGGCTGCTGTCGCTGGAAAATCTGGCCATCTATGGCGCGCTGTTCATCCTGGCCTGCCTGGTCGTCGGCTTCCTGCTGGCCGTGTTCATCGACCAGAAGGTGATGGGCGAGGGCGCGTTGCGCACCGTGTTCCTGTACCCGTATGCGATGTCGTTCGTCGCCACCGGCCTGGTGTGGCAATGGATCCTGAATCCCGAACTGGGCATCCAGCGGGTGGTGCGCCGGCTCGGCTTCGAGGATTTCACGTTCGACTGGATCGTCGACCAGGACAAGGCGCTGTACACGATCGTGCTGGCCACTGTCTGGCAGGCGTCCGGCCTGGTGATGGCGCTGCTGCTGTCCGGCCTGCGCGGCATCGACGAGGAGCTGTGGAAGGCCGCCCGCATCGACGGCATCCCGGTCTGGCGCGTCTACCTGAGCATCGTGCTGCCGATGCTGTGGCCGTCGCTGTCCACCGCGTTCATGCTGCTGGCGGTGATGGTCGTCAAGCTGTTCGACGCGGTCGTGGCGATGACGCAGGGCGGCCCCGGCACGGCGACGGAAGTGCCGGCCAAGTTCATCATGGACTACCTGTTCGGCCGCGCCAACATCGGCCTGGCCTCGGCCGCGTCGCTGGTGCTGCTGGCCACCGTGCTGGCCGTCGTGGCGCCGCTGTACTACGCCCGCACCAAGGCCATGCAAAGGGGGCTGACATGA
- a CDS encoding ABC transporter ATP-binding protein has translation MANVSIRNLGIELGANRVISALDLDVRAGEFVVLLGPSGCGKSTLLHSIAGLNDAAAGSIEIGGRDMTYADPKDRGIALVFQSYALYPTMNVEKNLSFGLRIAGTPKDEIARRVARAADMLQLGPLLQRKPGQLSGGQRQRVAIGRAIVRQADVFLFDEPLSNLDAKLRTELRRELKLLHHQLGATMIYVTHDQVEAMTLADRMAVMQGGVIQQFDTPDAIYRRPENLFVATFLGSPGMNLFRGRLSRRDGRVVFGDGHLALDVSAYPFRQPPPDGLACVLGVRPEDVAVRADGPCRGHVTLVEAMGAHRVLWLDHHGTQVAAIVQDDHPAVAGSTPFALRPDHLSLFDEASTQRL, from the coding sequence ATGGCCAATGTCTCCATCCGCAACCTGGGCATCGAACTGGGTGCCAACCGCGTCATCTCCGCGCTCGACCTGGACGTGCGCGCCGGCGAATTCGTCGTGCTGCTGGGGCCCTCCGGCTGCGGCAAGTCGACCTTGCTGCACAGTATCGCAGGCCTGAACGACGCCGCCGCCGGCAGCATCGAGATCGGTGGGCGCGACATGACCTATGCGGACCCGAAGGACCGCGGCATCGCGCTGGTGTTCCAGTCGTATGCGCTGTACCCGACGATGAACGTGGAAAAGAACCTGTCGTTCGGCCTGCGCATCGCCGGCACGCCGAAGGACGAGATCGCGCGGCGCGTGGCGCGCGCGGCGGACATGCTGCAACTGGGCCCGCTGCTGCAGCGCAAGCCCGGCCAGCTCTCGGGCGGGCAGCGCCAGCGCGTGGCCATCGGCCGCGCCATCGTGCGCCAGGCGGACGTGTTCCTGTTCGACGAGCCGCTGTCGAACCTGGACGCCAAGCTCCGTACCGAACTGCGCCGCGAACTGAAGCTGCTGCACCACCAGCTGGGCGCGACGATGATCTACGTGACGCACGACCAGGTAGAAGCGATGACCCTGGCCGACCGCATGGCCGTGATGCAGGGCGGCGTCATCCAGCAGTTCGATACCCCCGATGCGATCTACCGCCGTCCGGAAAACCTGTTCGTGGCCACCTTCCTCGGTTCGCCCGGCATGAACCTGTTCCGCGGCCGGCTGTCGCGCCGCGATGGCCGGGTCGTGTTCGGCGACGGCCACCTGGCGCTGGACGTCAGCGCCTATCCATTCCGCCAGCCGCCGCCGGATGGCCTGGCCTGCGTGCTGGGCGTGCGGCCGGAGGACGTGGCGGTGCGGGCCGACGGGCCGTGCCGGGGCCACGTCACGCTGGTCGAGGCCATGGGCGCGCATCGCGTGCTGTGGCTGGACCATCACGGTACCCAGGTGGCCGCCATCGTGCAGGACGACCACCCGGCCGTGGCGGGCAGCACGCCATTCGCGCTGCGGCCGGACCATCTTTCGCTGTTCGACGAGGCCAGCACGCAGCGCCTCTGA